The Tamandua tetradactyla isolate mTamTet1 chromosome 8, mTamTet1.pri, whole genome shotgun sequence genome includes a window with the following:
- the LOC143643706 gene encoding phosphatidylinositol N-acetylglucosaminyltransferase subunit Y-like — protein sequence MFLSLSMLTVLIPLVSLAGLFYSASVEENVPHGFTSTTSLCFYSLLLPITIPLYVFFHLWT from the coding sequence ATGTTTCTGTCTCTTTCTATGTTGACTGTCCTTATTCCACTGGTCTCTTTGGCAGGACTGTTCTATTCAGCCTCTGTTGAAGAAAACGTCCCACATGGCTTCACGAGTACAACCAGCCTGTGCTTTTACAGCCTGCTCTTGCCAATTACCATACCACTTTATGTGTTCTTCCACCTTTGGACTTGA